One genomic region from Phragmites australis chromosome 1, lpPhrAust1.1, whole genome shotgun sequence encodes:
- the LOC133895458 gene encoding protein root UVB sensitive 5 isoform X2, protein MLSAPASGGRFHGGAPLWRILRPRSCLASPPASSSGGGEPGRAKPLLVERYRDGVAKRYILDGDSKLQVRLEKHESPLNAVADKNANPLLPRAIRDFILPAGFPGSVSDDYLEYMLLQFPTNVTGWICHVLVTSSLLKAVGVGSFTGTSAAASAAAIRWVSKDGIGAFGRLLIGGRFGTLFDDDPKKWRMYADFIGSAGSIFELITPLYPGYFLPLASLGNLAKEEVWEVGAQLLGLSIGVLIMDTEGVKSSYETLTLTWLSVRLLHLWFRYQSLAILKFRTINLKRGRILVRSHVSQHMVPGYVACNEEENILTWERFLHPRISFGVPMGRLLGGEESSDMVNRLLKLYRNERYILFVEQFESREPTFLVTFKESATSMSVLRSLWQAHWLHNNQSRQDEVFSWLEESLVALEHEFPDFLKQMEGAGWDQNQIILKVPKEPVLVSEHLD, encoded by the exons ATGCTCTCCGCTCCCGCCTCCGGGGGGCGCTTCCACGGCGGAGCGCCCCTCTGGCGCATCCTCCGGCCGCGCTCCTGCCTGGCGTCGCCACCGGCCtccagcagcggcggcggcgagcccgG AAGGGCGAAGCCTTTGCTTGTGGAGAGGTACCGAGACGGCGTCGCCAAGAG GTATATATTGGACGGCGATTCTAAGCTACAAGTTCGTTTGGAGAAGCATGAATCTCCTCTAAACGCAGTGGCAGATAAGAATGCAAATCCTTTGCTTCCCCGGGCTATTAGGGACTTCATACTTCCGGCCGGGTTTCCAG GGTCTGTTTCAGATGACTACCTGGAGTACATGCTATTGCAGTTCCCTACAAATGTGACAGGATGGATCTGTCACGTGTTGGTTACATCTAGTCTTCTGAAG GCTGTAGGTGTCGGGTCCTTTACAGGAACTTCAGCAGCGGCTTCTGCTGCTGCTATCAG ATGGGTATCAAAGGATGGCATAGGAGCCTTTGGGCGTCTTCTCATTG GTGGACGTTTTGGAACGCTTTTTGATGATGACCCAAAGAAGTGGCGGATGTATGCAGATTTCATAGGGAGTGCTGGAAG CATCTTTGAGCTCATCACTCCGCTCTATCCAGGTTACTTCCTCCCACTTGCATCGTTGGGGAATCTTGCAAAG GAGGAAGTATGGGAAGTAGGAGCTCAGCTGTTAGGCCTTTCGATTGGTGTACTTATTATG GATACAGAAGGTGTAAAATCATCGTACGAAACTCTTACTTTAACATGGCTGAGCGTTCGTCTTCTACATCTTTGGTTCCGCTATCAGTCCCTAGCAATTCTCAAGTTCCGCACA ATAAACCTAAAACGTGGTCGGATTCTTGTGAGATCACATGTTTCACAACATATGGTTCCTG GTTATGTTGCTTGCAATGAGGAAGAGAATATTTTAACATGGGAGAGATTCTTGCATCCACGAATTTCTTTTGGTGTTCCCATGGGGAGATTGCTTGGCGGAGAGGAATCCAGTGACATG GTGAATAGACTATTGAAGTTGTACAGGAATGAGAGGTATATTCTCTTTGTTGAGCAGTTTGAATCAAGAGAGCCGACATTTCTTGTTACATTCAAG GAATCGGCAACCAGCATGTCAGTCCTAAGGAGCCTATGGCAAGCACATTGGCTTCATAACAATCAGTCAAGGCAGGATGAGGTTTTCTCTTGGCTAGAGGAGTCTCTTGTTGCACTGGAGCATGAATTTCCTGACTTCCTCAAACAAATGGAGGGAGCCGGCTGGGATCAGAACCAAATCATTTTGAAGGTGCCAAAAGAACCCGTCTTAGTGTCGGAGCACCTTGACTAA
- the LOC133895458 gene encoding protein root UVB sensitive 5 isoform X3, with product MLSAPASGGRFHGGAPLWRILRPRSCLASPPASSSGGGEPGRAKPLLVERYRDGVAKRYILDGDSKLQVRLEKHESPLNAVADKNANPLLPRAIRDFILPAGFPGSVSDDYLEYMLLQFPTNVTGWICHVLVTSSLLKAVGVGSFTGTSAAASAAAIRWVSKDGIGAFGRLLIGGRFGTLFDDDPKKWRMYADFIGSAGRLLPPTCIVGESCKGGSMGSRSSAVRPFDWCTYYGYRRCKIIVRNSYFNMAERSSSTSLVPLSVPSNSQVPHSKINLKRGRILVRSHVSQHMVPGYVACNEEENILTWERFLHPRISFGVPMGRLLGGEESSDMVNRLLKLYRNERYILFVEQFESREPTFLVTFKESATSMSVLRSLWQAHWLHNNQSRQDEVFSWLEESLVALEHEFPDFLKQMEGAGWDQNQIILKVPKEPVLVSEHLD from the exons ATGCTCTCCGCTCCCGCCTCCGGGGGGCGCTTCCACGGCGGAGCGCCCCTCTGGCGCATCCTCCGGCCGCGCTCCTGCCTGGCGTCGCCACCGGCCtccagcagcggcggcggcgagcccgG AAGGGCGAAGCCTTTGCTTGTGGAGAGGTACCGAGACGGCGTCGCCAAGAG GTATATATTGGACGGCGATTCTAAGCTACAAGTTCGTTTGGAGAAGCATGAATCTCCTCTAAACGCAGTGGCAGATAAGAATGCAAATCCTTTGCTTCCCCGGGCTATTAGGGACTTCATACTTCCGGCCGGGTTTCCAG GGTCTGTTTCAGATGACTACCTGGAGTACATGCTATTGCAGTTCCCTACAAATGTGACAGGATGGATCTGTCACGTGTTGGTTACATCTAGTCTTCTGAAG GCTGTAGGTGTCGGGTCCTTTACAGGAACTTCAGCAGCGGCTTCTGCTGCTGCTATCAG ATGGGTATCAAAGGATGGCATAGGAGCCTTTGGGCGTCTTCTCATTG GTGGACGTTTTGGAACGCTTTTTGATGATGACCCAAAGAAGTGGCGGATGTATGCAGATTTCATAGGGAGTGCTGGAAG GTTACTTCCTCCCACTTGCATCGTTGGGGAATCTTGCAAAG GAGGAAGTATGGGAAGTAGGAGCTCAGCTGTTAGGCCTTTCGATTGGTGTACTTATTATG GATACAGAAGGTGTAAAATCATCGTACGAAACTCTTACTTTAACATGGCTGAGCGTTCGTCTTCTACATCTTTGGTTCCGCTATCAGTCCCTAGCAATTCTCAAGTTCCGCACAGTAAG ATAAACCTAAAACGTGGTCGGATTCTTGTGAGATCACATGTTTCACAACATATGGTTCCTG GTTATGTTGCTTGCAATGAGGAAGAGAATATTTTAACATGGGAGAGATTCTTGCATCCACGAATTTCTTTTGGTGTTCCCATGGGGAGATTGCTTGGCGGAGAGGAATCCAGTGACATG GTGAATAGACTATTGAAGTTGTACAGGAATGAGAGGTATATTCTCTTTGTTGAGCAGTTTGAATCAAGAGAGCCGACATTTCTTGTTACATTCAAG GAATCGGCAACCAGCATGTCAGTCCTAAGGAGCCTATGGCAAGCACATTGGCTTCATAACAATCAGTCAAGGCAGGATGAGGTTTTCTCTTGGCTAGAGGAGTCTCTTGTTGCACTGGAGCATGAATTTCCTGACTTCCTCAAACAAATGGAGGGAGCCGGCTGGGATCAGAACCAAATCATTTTGAAGGTGCCAAAAGAACCCGTCTTAGTGTCGGAGCACCTTGACTAA
- the LOC133895458 gene encoding protein root UVB sensitive 5 isoform X1, protein MLSAPASGGRFHGGAPLWRILRPRSCLASPPASSSGGGEPGRAKPLLVERYRDGVAKRYILDGDSKLQVRLEKHESPLNAVADKNANPLLPRAIRDFILPAGFPGSVSDDYLEYMLLQFPTNVTGWICHVLVTSSLLKAVGVGSFTGTSAAASAAAIRWVSKDGIGAFGRLLIGGRFGTLFDDDPKKWRMYADFIGSAGSIFELITPLYPGYFLPLASLGNLAKAVGRGFRDPSFRVIQNHFAESGNLGEVAAKEEVWEVGAQLLGLSIGVLIMDTEGVKSSYETLTLTWLSVRLLHLWFRYQSLAILKFRTINLKRGRILVRSHVSQHMVPGYVACNEEENILTWERFLHPRISFGVPMGRLLGGEESSDMVNRLLKLYRNERYILFVEQFESREPTFLVTFKESATSMSVLRSLWQAHWLHNNQSRQDEVFSWLEESLVALEHEFPDFLKQMEGAGWDQNQIILKVPKEPVLVSEHLD, encoded by the exons ATGCTCTCCGCTCCCGCCTCCGGGGGGCGCTTCCACGGCGGAGCGCCCCTCTGGCGCATCCTCCGGCCGCGCTCCTGCCTGGCGTCGCCACCGGCCtccagcagcggcggcggcgagcccgG AAGGGCGAAGCCTTTGCTTGTGGAGAGGTACCGAGACGGCGTCGCCAAGAG GTATATATTGGACGGCGATTCTAAGCTACAAGTTCGTTTGGAGAAGCATGAATCTCCTCTAAACGCAGTGGCAGATAAGAATGCAAATCCTTTGCTTCCCCGGGCTATTAGGGACTTCATACTTCCGGCCGGGTTTCCAG GGTCTGTTTCAGATGACTACCTGGAGTACATGCTATTGCAGTTCCCTACAAATGTGACAGGATGGATCTGTCACGTGTTGGTTACATCTAGTCTTCTGAAG GCTGTAGGTGTCGGGTCCTTTACAGGAACTTCAGCAGCGGCTTCTGCTGCTGCTATCAG ATGGGTATCAAAGGATGGCATAGGAGCCTTTGGGCGTCTTCTCATTG GTGGACGTTTTGGAACGCTTTTTGATGATGACCCAAAGAAGTGGCGGATGTATGCAGATTTCATAGGGAGTGCTGGAAG CATCTTTGAGCTCATCACTCCGCTCTATCCAGGTTACTTCCTCCCACTTGCATCGTTGGGGAATCTTGCAAAG GCTGTAGGAAGAGGATTTAGAGATCCGTCCTTTCGTGTCATTCAAAATCACTTCGCAGAATCTGGAAATCTAGGAGAGGTTGCTGCAAAG GAGGAAGTATGGGAAGTAGGAGCTCAGCTGTTAGGCCTTTCGATTGGTGTACTTATTATG GATACAGAAGGTGTAAAATCATCGTACGAAACTCTTACTTTAACATGGCTGAGCGTTCGTCTTCTACATCTTTGGTTCCGCTATCAGTCCCTAGCAATTCTCAAGTTCCGCACA ATAAACCTAAAACGTGGTCGGATTCTTGTGAGATCACATGTTTCACAACATATGGTTCCTG GTTATGTTGCTTGCAATGAGGAAGAGAATATTTTAACATGGGAGAGATTCTTGCATCCACGAATTTCTTTTGGTGTTCCCATGGGGAGATTGCTTGGCGGAGAGGAATCCAGTGACATG GTGAATAGACTATTGAAGTTGTACAGGAATGAGAGGTATATTCTCTTTGTTGAGCAGTTTGAATCAAGAGAGCCGACATTTCTTGTTACATTCAAG GAATCGGCAACCAGCATGTCAGTCCTAAGGAGCCTATGGCAAGCACATTGGCTTCATAACAATCAGTCAAGGCAGGATGAGGTTTTCTCTTGGCTAGAGGAGTCTCTTGTTGCACTGGAGCATGAATTTCCTGACTTCCTCAAACAAATGGAGGGAGCCGGCTGGGATCAGAACCAAATCATTTTGAAGGTGCCAAAAGAACCCGTCTTAGTGTCGGAGCACCTTGACTAA